A single genomic interval of Antechinus flavipes isolate AdamAnt ecotype Samford, QLD, Australia chromosome 1, AdamAnt_v2, whole genome shotgun sequence harbors:
- the CHFR gene encoding E3 ubiquitin-protein ligase CHFR isoform X1 produces MEQPWGRLIRLGAAEGEPPVLLRRKECTIGRRKGCDLSFPGNKLVSGDHCKIVVDEESGQVSLEDTSTNGTVINKVRIVKKQSYALQTGDVIYVVYRKNEPEQNVAYLYESLKSKPGISPELIEATGGNVCNVTKDTSGSEGSDDTQVMPSLPNDQSCFEEPQPSTSTSDLFNTSSTSLLESATAEREHPSRPGGSRCVSTSSPEDQYQFATCDDTSSFLSAPLDKEGTSAFLSKSQDWEDLGPAKKKIKGDGHTNLSLQLSVADQRKNSRAFPEEVKAENMKPDKMEETLTCIICQELLHDCVSLQPCMHTFCAACYSGWMERSSLCPTCRCPVERICKNHILNNLVEAYLIQHPDKCRNEEDVRNMDARNKITQDMLQPKVRRSFSDEEGSSEDLLELSDVDSESSDISQPYVVCRQCPGYRRQAVPPAPCLLPERDGGAFEAPADAPSTSASFPAATQDYVCPSQGSHAICTCCFQPMPDRRAEREQNPHVVAPQQCAVCSQPFCHLYWGCTRTGCSGCLAPFCEINLGEKCLDGVLNNNNYESDILKAYLTSRNLTWKNVLNESLLALQRGLFLLSDYRITGNTVLCYCCGLRNFRELTYQYRQNIPASELPGTVTSRPDCYWGRNCRTQVKAHHAMKFNHICEQTRFKN; encoded by the exons ATGGAGCAGCCCTGGGGGAGGCTGATACGCCTGGGTGCCGCCGAGGGCGAGCCCCCCGTGCTGCTGCGGAGGAAGGAGTGCACCATCGGGCGCAGGAAAG GTTGTGACCTTTCGTTCCCTGGCAACAAATTGGTGTCTGGAGATCATTGTAAAATAGTGGTGGATGAAGAATCTGGTCAGGTCTCTCTAGAGGATACCAG CACTAATGGAACAGTAATTAATAAAGTGAGGATAGTGAAGAAGCAGTCATATGCTTTACAGACTGGGGATGTCATCTACGTGGTTTACAGGAAGAACGAGCCAGAGCAAA atgTTGCATATCTCTATGAATCTTTGAAATCAAAGCCAGGCATATCCCCAGAACTCATTG AGGCTACTGGAGGAAATGTGTGCAACGTGACCAAAGATACCTCAGGTTCAGAAGGAAGCGATGATACCCAGGTCATGCCATCCTTGCCTAATGATCAGTCTTGCTTTGAGGAACCACAGCCATCTACATCCACATCAGACCTCTTTAATACGTCCTCTACCTCTCTCCTGGAGTCTGCTACTGCTGAGCGGGAGCATCCCTCTAGACCTGGCG GATCCAGGTGTGTAAGCACATCATCACCTGAAGATCAGTATCAATTTGCCACATGTGATGATACTTCCAGCTTCTTATCAGCTCCTCTGGACAAAGAGGGAACCTCAGCTTTCCTATCCAAATCTCAGGACTGGGAAGACTTGGGGCCtgctaaaaagaaaattaaaggag ATGGGCACACGAATCTGAGTCTGCAGTTGTCTGTTGCAGACCAGCGTAAAAACAGCAGGGCCTTTCCTGAAGAAGTGAAAGCAGAAAATATGAAACCAGACAAAATGGAAGAAACTCTCACTTGCATTATTTGTCAGGAGTTACTGCACGACTGTGTGAG TCTGCAGCCCTGCATGCACACCTTCTGTGCCGCTTGCTATTCAGGTTGGATGGAGCGATCCTCCCTCTGTCCCACATGCCGGTGTCCGGTCGAACGTATATGCAAAAACCACATCCTGAACAACCTGGTTGAGGCCTACCTTATCCAGCACCCAG ATAAGTGCCGTAATGAAGAGGATGTGCGCAATATGGATGCCAGGAATAAAATCACACAGGACATGCTGCAGCCAAAAGTCAGAAGGTCCTTCTCTGATGAGGAGGGAAGTTCCGAGGACCTGTTGGAACTGTCTGACGTGGACAGCGAATCTTCAGATATCAG CCAGCCATATGTGGTGTGCCGACAGTGCCCCGGTTATCGCAGGCAGGCTGTGCCGCCTGCCCCCTGCCTGCTGCCTGAGAGAGATGGAGGTGCCTTCGAGGCCCCTGCAGATGCCCCCTCCACTTCTGCCAGCTTTCCTGCAG CCACCCAGGACTATGTGTGTCCTTCACAAGGAAGTCACGCCATATGCACCTGCTGTTTCCAGCCCATGCCAGACCGTCGAGCTGAGCGGGAGCAGAACCCGCACGTCGTTGCCCCCCAGCAGT GCGCCGTGTGCTCACAGCCCTTCTGCCACCTGTATTGGGGCTGTACCCGGACAGGCTGCTCGGGCTGCCTGGCACCATTCTGCG AGATAAATCTTGGTGAAAAATGTTTAGATGGTgtactaaacaacaacaactacgAATCAGATATTCTAAag GCTTACCTAACATCCCGGAACTTGACATGGAAAAATGTGTTAAATGAAAGTTTGCTGGCTCTTCAGAGGGGACTGTTTCTCTTGTCAG ATTACCGAATTACTGGAAATACTGTGCTTTGTTACTGCTGTGGCCTACGCAACTTTCGAGAGTTGACATACCAGTACAGACAAAACATCCCTGCTTCAGAATTACCAG GGACTGTAACATCTCGTCCTGATTGCTACTGGGGGCGCAACTGCCGGACTCAGGTTAAAGCTCACCATGCCAT GAAATTCAATCATATTTGTGAACAAACACGCTTCAAGAACTAA
- the CHFR gene encoding E3 ubiquitin-protein ligase CHFR isoform X2: MEQPWGRLIRLGAAEGEPPVLLRRKECTIGRRKGCDLSFPGNKLVSGDHCKIVVDEESGQVSLEDTSTNGTVINKVRIVKKQSYALQTGDVIYVVYRKNEPEQNVAYLYESLKSKPGISPELIEATGGNVCNVTKDTSGSEGSDDTQVMPSLPNDQSCFEEPQPSTSTSDLFNTSSTSLLESATAEREHPSRPGGSRCVSTSSPEDQYQFATCDDTSSFLSAPLDKEGTSAFLSKSQDWEDLGPAKKKIKGDGHTNLSLQLSVADQRKNSRAFPEEVKAENMKPDKMEETLTCIICQELLHDCVSLQPCMHTFCAACYSGWMERSSLCPTCRCPVERICKNHILNNLVEAYLIQHPDKCRNEEDVRNMDARNKITQDMLQPKVRRSFSDEEGSSEDLLELSDVDSESSDISQPYVVCRQCPGYRRQAVPPAPCLLPERDGGAFEAPADAPSTSASFPADYRITGNTVLCYCCGLRNFRELTYQYRQNIPASELPGTVTSRPDCYWGRNCRTQVKAHHAMKFNHICEQTRFKN; this comes from the exons ATGGAGCAGCCCTGGGGGAGGCTGATACGCCTGGGTGCCGCCGAGGGCGAGCCCCCCGTGCTGCTGCGGAGGAAGGAGTGCACCATCGGGCGCAGGAAAG GTTGTGACCTTTCGTTCCCTGGCAACAAATTGGTGTCTGGAGATCATTGTAAAATAGTGGTGGATGAAGAATCTGGTCAGGTCTCTCTAGAGGATACCAG CACTAATGGAACAGTAATTAATAAAGTGAGGATAGTGAAGAAGCAGTCATATGCTTTACAGACTGGGGATGTCATCTACGTGGTTTACAGGAAGAACGAGCCAGAGCAAA atgTTGCATATCTCTATGAATCTTTGAAATCAAAGCCAGGCATATCCCCAGAACTCATTG AGGCTACTGGAGGAAATGTGTGCAACGTGACCAAAGATACCTCAGGTTCAGAAGGAAGCGATGATACCCAGGTCATGCCATCCTTGCCTAATGATCAGTCTTGCTTTGAGGAACCACAGCCATCTACATCCACATCAGACCTCTTTAATACGTCCTCTACCTCTCTCCTGGAGTCTGCTACTGCTGAGCGGGAGCATCCCTCTAGACCTGGCG GATCCAGGTGTGTAAGCACATCATCACCTGAAGATCAGTATCAATTTGCCACATGTGATGATACTTCCAGCTTCTTATCAGCTCCTCTGGACAAAGAGGGAACCTCAGCTTTCCTATCCAAATCTCAGGACTGGGAAGACTTGGGGCCtgctaaaaagaaaattaaaggag ATGGGCACACGAATCTGAGTCTGCAGTTGTCTGTTGCAGACCAGCGTAAAAACAGCAGGGCCTTTCCTGAAGAAGTGAAAGCAGAAAATATGAAACCAGACAAAATGGAAGAAACTCTCACTTGCATTATTTGTCAGGAGTTACTGCACGACTGTGTGAG TCTGCAGCCCTGCATGCACACCTTCTGTGCCGCTTGCTATTCAGGTTGGATGGAGCGATCCTCCCTCTGTCCCACATGCCGGTGTCCGGTCGAACGTATATGCAAAAACCACATCCTGAACAACCTGGTTGAGGCCTACCTTATCCAGCACCCAG ATAAGTGCCGTAATGAAGAGGATGTGCGCAATATGGATGCCAGGAATAAAATCACACAGGACATGCTGCAGCCAAAAGTCAGAAGGTCCTTCTCTGATGAGGAGGGAAGTTCCGAGGACCTGTTGGAACTGTCTGACGTGGACAGCGAATCTTCAGATATCAG CCAGCCATATGTGGTGTGCCGACAGTGCCCCGGTTATCGCAGGCAGGCTGTGCCGCCTGCCCCCTGCCTGCTGCCTGAGAGAGATGGAGGTGCCTTCGAGGCCCCTGCAGATGCCCCCTCCACTTCTGCCAGCTTTCCTGCAG ATTACCGAATTACTGGAAATACTGTGCTTTGTTACTGCTGTGGCCTACGCAACTTTCGAGAGTTGACATACCAGTACAGACAAAACATCCCTGCTTCAGAATTACCAG GGACTGTAACATCTCGTCCTGATTGCTACTGGGGGCGCAACTGCCGGACTCAGGTTAAAGCTCACCATGCCAT GAAATTCAATCATATTTGTGAACAAACACGCTTCAAGAACTAA